A window from Marinagarivorans cellulosilyticus encodes these proteins:
- the mnmE gene encoding tRNA uridine-5-carboxymethylaminomethyl(34) synthesis GTPase MnmE, translated as MNDTITAVATAPGRGGVGVVRISGPKALAIGQAITASTLKPRHAHYLPFLDSNQNAIDHGIALYFKAPHSFTGEDVVELQGHGGPIILDMLLEQVTQQGGRLARPGEFSERAFLNDKLDLAQAEAIADLIEASSREAAKQAVNSLQGEFSHAINNLVEELIALRLYVEAAIDFPEEEIDFLTDGHVTSQLKRIMATLQNVLYKAEQGAILREGMKVVIAGRPNAGKSSLLNRLAERDIAIVTDIAGTTRDLLREHIHIDGMPLHITDTAGLRESDDIVEQMGISRAWEEIDKADRIILMIDATDDEQRDIHTHWPEFFNNPAYRAKLTVIYNKSDQLEEIPTQATEGIWLSAKTGDGILDLKEQLKSVMGFQGTTEGGFSARRRHIDALKQAQQYLENGAFQLQHHAAGELLAEDLRLAQDHLSEITGRFTPDDLLGRIFSSFCIGK; from the coding sequence ATGAATGACACCATCACCGCTGTCGCTACCGCACCAGGCCGCGGCGGTGTTGGCGTTGTTCGTATATCCGGCCCTAAAGCACTCGCTATTGGGCAAGCCATTACCGCAAGCACGCTAAAACCCCGCCACGCACATTACCTGCCTTTCTTAGATAGCAATCAAAACGCGATTGATCACGGCATTGCTCTGTATTTTAAAGCGCCCCACTCATTTACAGGCGAAGACGTTGTAGAGCTACAAGGCCATGGCGGGCCTATTATTTTAGATATGCTACTTGAGCAAGTTACTCAGCAAGGCGGCCGGCTGGCACGCCCAGGGGAGTTTAGCGAGCGCGCATTTCTAAACGATAAACTCGATTTGGCACAAGCCGAAGCCATTGCAGACCTTATCGAAGCAAGCTCTAGAGAAGCTGCCAAACAGGCGGTTAATTCACTACAAGGGGAATTTTCCCATGCCATTAACAATTTGGTAGAGGAACTGATTGCCCTGCGCCTATACGTTGAAGCCGCGATAGACTTCCCAGAAGAGGAGATCGACTTCCTTACAGACGGCCATGTTACAAGCCAGCTGAAGCGTATTATGGCCACCCTGCAAAATGTACTCTATAAAGCCGAGCAAGGCGCCATTTTACGAGAGGGTATGAAAGTTGTTATAGCTGGCCGCCCAAATGCCGGGAAATCGAGTTTACTTAACCGATTGGCCGAGAGGGATATTGCAATTGTGACGGACATTGCCGGCACCACACGCGATCTATTGCGCGAACATATTCATATTGATGGTATGCCGCTACACATTACAGATACCGCAGGTCTACGTGAAAGCGACGATATTGTTGAACAAATGGGTATTAGCCGCGCATGGGAAGAAATAGACAAAGCCGATCGCATTATTCTAATGATCGATGCTACAGATGACGAACAGCGCGATATTCATACCCATTGGCCCGAGTTTTTTAACAACCCCGCCTACCGTGCAAAACTCACTGTCATCTACAATAAGAGCGATCAGTTAGAGGAAATCCCAACTCAAGCTACCGAAGGAATTTGGTTATCCGCCAAAACCGGCGATGGTATTCTTGATTTGAAAGAGCAACTCAAAAGTGTAATGGGATTCCAAGGTACTACTGAAGGCGGTTTTAGCGCCCGACGCAGGCATATTGATGCACTAAAGCAAGCACAGCAATACCTTGAAAACGGCGCTTTTCAGCTACAACACCATGCCGCTGGTGAGCTTTTAGCTGAAGACCTTCGCTTGGCACAAGATCACCTGAGTGAGATTACAGGCCGCTTTACTCCAGACGATCTACTTGGTCGTATTTTTAGCAGCTTTTGCATCGGTAAATAA